The nucleotide sequence TGATCACCGCGCCCTCTGTCGATCCGGGTAAATTCATCAAAAATATTGGCCTGTTTCTCTTGCGGTATACCCGGCCCGTTATCCCAGACTTCGATTCGGAGCTGGCTGCCAGCCCGTCGCACTCCCAGCAGCACTTTACCGCCCGGATTATAGCGGAATGCGTTGGTCAGGAAGTTTTGCAGCGCCCGGCGCAGCAGCTTAGGATCCGAGTGCACCAGCGCCTTGCTGTCCACCACGGCAAAATCGATGCCCTGCTGTCTGGCCAGTGCACTGAACTCGGCATTGAGGTTGTTGAACACATCGCTGAGCGGGAACACGTGGACGTTGACCTGCAACTTACCGGCCTCCAGGCGCGACACATCGAGCAGATCACCAATCAGATCCTCGGCCGCTCCCAGCGCGCTCTCAATATGGTGTGCCAGCTTCATACTCTCTGCATCCTTGGCCACTTCAGACAGGGACGAAGAAAACAGACGGGCCGCATTGAGCGGTTGCATCAGATCATGACTGACCGCGGCCAGAAAGCGGCTTTTCGAGTGCGCCTGCTGCTCGGCATGCTGTGTGGCCGACACCAGCCGGCGGTTGAGCTGTTCCAGCTCCTGGGTCCGCTGCCGCACCCGGGCTTCGAGATTTTCATTAGCTTCTTTGAGCGCTTCTTCAGCCTGGCGAAATGCCGTGATGTCAGTAAAGCTCATGACAAAGCCGCCGCCCGGCATCGGATTGCCCTGCACTTCAATCACCCGTCCGTCCGGCCGGATCCGGGAAGAAGTGTGTGCCGTTCCCTGCTGCAGGTGCTTCACCCGTTTGGCCACGTGAACTTCCGGATCCCCCGGCCCGCACAATCCCAGACGCGCGTTATGGCGGATCACATCGGCAATTGGCCGCCCGACCTGAATCAGCCCGGGCGGGAAAGAAAACAGTTCCAGATAACGCTGATTCCAGGCCACCAGCCGCAGTTGCTTGTCCACCACGGCAATCCCCTGACTGATGTGCTCAATGGCGCCTTGCAGGAGTCCGCGACTGAAATCAAACAGTTCAGAGGCTTCATCGACTATAGTGGCTACTTCTTCGAGCTGCATGTTGCGCCCCTGCAATGCCGAGGTCAGTACCAGGCGAGCCGAAGAAGCGCCGAACACCCCCGCCAGGACCCGTTCGGTATGACGGATCAGGCTGGCTGGTGCCTGCTGTTGGGGCTGAAAATTAAACTGGTGCTGCTGGGCAAAATGGGTGAATGCCTGCCGCATCCGCTTACGGCCGACAAACCGCGCCGCCAGCAGTTCAAGCTCAGATACGGTCACCCGCGCCTGATATAAACGAGCGTCATCAGCCTCCGGCATCGGTGCGCCAACAAAAGTGGCGGCCTGCAAACGCTCGGTGAGGGATGAGCGGGTCACCATAGAGACCAGGATATAGAGCAGCAGGTTGGTGGTCAGGCTGATCAGCATGCCCCAGTCCACCGTGGTTAACTCGCTCAATACCGGCAGGGAAGGCGGTGTCAGCAACCACAGCAAGAGGTTGGTCTCGGCAGTACCGGCCAGCATACCGGTCTGGCTCATCAGAGTAATCACCCACAGCGCGGTGCCGCCCAACATGCCGGCATAGACACCGTTACGGTTGCCTTCGCGCCAGTAAATGCCCCCCAGCAATGCCGGTGCGAACTGGGCAATCGCGGCAAAAGAGAGCAAGCCGATTGCCGACAGCGATTCAATCTCATCCAGCACTTCATGGAAGCCCCAGGATGCGAGCAGCAGCAGCAGAATCAGCCCGCGGCGGATATTGAGCAGCAACCCGGAAAACGCCGCATGGTTTCGGCTCGAGACCCGCAACCGGCGCAGCAGCAAAGGCAGCACCAGATCGTTGGATGCCATGATCGCCAGTGCGATGGTCGAGACAATCACCATGCCGCTGGCCGCTGAGGTGCCGCCCAGAAATGCCAGCAAGGCAATGGTATCCGCACCTTGCATCAGCGGCAGGTTGATCACATAAGTATCGGCGGGTACATCCGGCAGCAGCACTTTCCCGGCCAGCGCCAGGGGCACCACAAATATCCCCATCAGCAGTAGATAGACAGGAAATACCCGCCGCGCGAGGTGCAGATCCGGGGCGTGGGTATTTTCCACCACAGTGGTGTGGAACTGGCGCGGCAGACAGATAATCGCTGTCATAGTCAGCAGGGTATGAATAATAAAACTGCCGGCATTGAGATCCATAAACGGCAGGACAGACATATCCAGTTGGCTCAGTTCCAGCGCCGGGACATCCCACCACAACAGCATGACAAACAGCCCCACCACCAGAAAGGCCGCCAGTTTGATCAAAGATTCGAACGCCACCGCCATCATCATGCCGCGATGATGTTCGGTGGTATCCAGGTGGCGGGTGCCGAACAACACAGTAAAAGCGGCCAGGGCCAGTGTCACCAGCCAGGCGATATCGCCGTCATTGAGCATACTGTTACGGGTCAGATCAGGAGCCACCTGGGCCAGCCCCATGGTGATCCCCCGCAATTGCAGGGCGATATAGGGCAGAATTCCCGCGACGGCAATCAGGGTGACCAGCACCGCCAGTCCCTGCGATTTGCCATAGCGCGCGGCGATGAAATCGGCAATCGAGGTGATATGTTCGCGTTTAGCGATCAGGATCAGGCGGGCAAAAATACGCCAGCCGAAGGTGAAGACCAGAATGGGCGCCAGGTAAATCGGCAGAAACGACCACAGATCCCGGCTGGCCTGACCGACCGTGCCATAAAACGTCCAGGAAGTGCAGTAGACGGCAATCGACAGGCTGTAAATCCAGGGGCGCCAACGGGACATCCATCCGGCATGTTTATCGCCGTACCAGGCAATCAAAAACAATAGCCCAAGATAGGCCAGTGATACCGGCACGACTATCCATCCCTGCTCCATAGGATCTCCCTGAAAAATGTTCCCTGATTCGGCCCCGTGCCTGGGGCCGAGTGTACCTCACTCTCGGGTGAGTATCCGTCCGGCAGGTCACATCTCACCCGCCGGCCCGTTGCCCTTAATGCACTTCTTGCGCTCTGCTTGGTTCGGTCTGCGGCGATTCGTCAATTTTCATCAGCAAGACCGGCAGTCCCATCACGGCCATCAGCCAGAACACATCGGCGCCCCACCAGCCGTATCCCCAGCCACTCAGGGTCGTCAGTGCCGCCATGACCGCGCCCAGCGGCAAGGCATTATAGAGCGCCTGCAGGGCCACCATCTGATGACTTTGCGCATGCTGAATATACCGGATCGCCGCCAGATGGGCTGCGGCAAAGGTCACGCCATGCAGCGCCTGCGTCAGCACCAGCATCGGCAATTCCGTCATGGTCGCGGTCAGTCCCCAGCGCAACAACACGCCTGCTGCCGCCAGCCGGAACATGGCTGCGACACGCCAGCCGGAAAACAGTCGCTTGCTGAGTGCAAATACCGCAATTTCAGCGATCACGCTGAAGCTCCACAAATAGCCGCTGACCGCTTCGCTGTAGCCGATTGTCTTCCAGTACATGGCACTGAAACTGTAATAAGCGGCATGACTGCCCTGCAGCAAAGCCACAATGATCAGAAAACGCATCACGCGTTTATCGCGCAGAATTCCCATTAACGGAGGGCGGGGCTGGCGCACGGCGGCATCGTCACTGGGCAGTACAGTCGGCTGGCGCAACGACAATAGCAGGGCGACAGCCAGGCCAGCCATCGCGACCCAGGGGATCACAGCGGCGCCAAACTCGGCTGCTGCCAGGCCGGCAATCGTTGAACCCACGATAAATGCGATCGACCCCCACAGCCGGGTTCGACCATAGTCTAAATGCCCGTGTTTGGCATAATAATTGGCCAGACTGTCTGTCAGCGGGATCACCGGACCGACAAGAATATTGAACAGCACAATCACAGCCGTCAGGGCAATCAGATTGCCGCTGACCATGACAAAAGACGCACAGCAAATCAAACTAAGTACCGCCAGCCAGCGCAGGGCCGGCAACAGGTGCTCCACCTGATGGACTCTGGGCGTCAACACCATATTGGCAAAGCAACGCACCCCCAGGCCCAGGCCCAGCAACACCCCGATATCCCCGGCCGGTATACCCAGAGAATTGAGCCACACGGCCCAGAACGGCAGATATACGCCATAGTTAAAATAAAAGCCGAACATATACTGTGCTGTCCAGCCAAACGGGCTACTTCTTAACATCTCAAAACCCTGCTGCATGAAAATGGCCGACATTATGCCTGCTGAGCACATGGCAGGAAAGGCAACCGCGACAGTCTTCCGCTGGGTTCCCCCCATTTATCCCACCTCGGCCAGCCCACCTGCCGTCGCCATCCTCTAGACTAAAGTCGGCTGGAGCAAAACCGGCCACTGGGCGACACTGCTTAGCAGAGGCTTCATCGTCATCACAGTACGCCCCCTGTGCCCAGCGCCACAAAGAGAGAGAGCAATGCCGGACACCTTGAATACGTCACTGATCCCTTTTGACCGGCTCGACCCCAGCCAGCAGGAGGCGCTGCTCAAAGCGCTGGATGTGGCGTATTTTCGCAGCGGTGAAGTGATCATCCGGGCCGGTGATCCCTGTCAGTCGCTGCACATGATTATCAAAGGCAGTGTGGAAGAAACCTCGGCAGACCGGCAAGAGCACTTTGCCCACTACACCACAGATGACCTGTTCGATGTGCGTGCCCAGTTCAGCGGCCACAGTCGCCATCAGTACCGGGCAACAGAAGACACCCTGTGCTATCTGCTCCCTCAGGCGCACTTTATCGATTTGTGTCAGAAAAATCCGGCGTTCGCGGCTTATTTCAACAGCGATCTGGCCACCCGGCAGCAACTGCTCGAACAGGCGCATCAGCAACAGAATCTGGCGGAGTTCATTCTGACCCGCATCCGCCAGGATAATATCCAGCCCTGTCTGATCCTGCCCGCCGAGACCGATCTGCGGACCGCCACCGCCCGGATGCACCAGAGCAACTGCGATGCCGCAGTCATCATTGTGGATGATACGGCGGATCATGCCGACCACAAATTTGGGATTGTCACCCGCACCGATTTGCTGCATGCCGTCATGCTGGATAACCGGGACGCCGGCACTGCGGTTCGCCAGATAGCCACTTCGCCGGTGATCAGCATCGAATTGGGTGCGTATCTGTTCAAGGCCATGATCAGCATGACCCGGCACAAGGTCAAACGCGTGCTGGTC is from Photobacterium sp. TLY01 and encodes:
- a CDS encoding PAS domain-containing hybrid sensor histidine kinase/response regulator is translated as MEQGWIVVPVSLAYLGLLFLIAWYGDKHAGWMSRWRPWIYSLSIAVYCTSWTFYGTVGQASRDLWSFLPIYLAPILVFTFGWRIFARLILIAKREHITSIADFIAARYGKSQGLAVLVTLIAVAGILPYIALQLRGITMGLAQVAPDLTRNSMLNDGDIAWLVTLALAAFTVLFGTRHLDTTEHHRGMMMAVAFESLIKLAAFLVVGLFVMLLWWDVPALELSQLDMSVLPFMDLNAGSFIIHTLLTMTAIICLPRQFHTTVVENTHAPDLHLARRVFPVYLLLMGIFVVPLALAGKVLLPDVPADTYVINLPLMQGADTIALLAFLGGTSAASGMVIVSTIALAIMASNDLVLPLLLRRLRVSSRNHAAFSGLLLNIRRGLILLLLLASWGFHEVLDEIESLSAIGLLSFAAIAQFAPALLGGIYWREGNRNGVYAGMLGGTALWVITLMSQTGMLAGTAETNLLLWLLTPPSLPVLSELTTVDWGMLISLTTNLLLYILVSMVTRSSLTERLQAATFVGAPMPEADDARLYQARVTVSELELLAARFVGRKRMRQAFTHFAQQHQFNFQPQQQAPASLIRHTERVLAGVFGASSARLVLTSALQGRNMQLEEVATIVDEASELFDFSRGLLQGAIEHISQGIAVVDKQLRLVAWNQRYLELFSFPPGLIQVGRPIADVIRHNARLGLCGPGDPEVHVAKRVKHLQQGTAHTSSRIRPDGRVIEVQGNPMPGGGFVMSFTDITAFRQAEEALKEANENLEARVRQRTQELEQLNRRLVSATQHAEQQAHSKSRFLAAVSHDLMQPLNAARLFSSSLSEVAKDAESMKLAHHIESALGAAEDLIGDLLDVSRLEAGKLQVNVHVFPLSDVFNNLNAEFSALARQQGIDFAVVDSKALVHSDPKLLRRALQNFLTNAFRYNPGGKVLLGVRRAGSQLRIEVWDNGPGIPQEKQANIFDEFTRIDRGRGDHGLGLGLAIARGISRVMDHPLSLRSWLGEGTVFALSVRRGQAIHLPQNKPEAAPEQPLPLSGTRVLCVDNEKDILTGMDSLLSRWGCDIRLAQSVTAALAQCDDGWVPDVIFSDYHLTEQETGLEVLIECEAKLGPVFKGVIISADRLPETQQTIRSKGFAFISKPVKPLKLRSLLNQYAQAKIS
- a CDS encoding 3-phenylpropionate MFS transporter, producing MLRSSPFGWTAQYMFGFYFNYGVYLPFWAVWLNSLGIPAGDIGVLLGLGLGVRCFANMVLTPRVHQVEHLLPALRWLAVLSLICCASFVMVSGNLIALTAVIVLFNILVGPVIPLTDSLANYYAKHGHLDYGRTRLWGSIAFIVGSTIAGLAAAEFGAAVIPWVAMAGLAVALLLSLRQPTVLPSDDAAVRQPRPPLMGILRDKRVMRFLIIVALLQGSHAAYYSFSAMYWKTIGYSEAVSGYLWSFSVIAEIAVFALSKRLFSGWRVAAMFRLAAAGVLLRWGLTATMTELPMLVLTQALHGVTFAAAHLAAIRYIQHAQSHQMVALQALYNALPLGAVMAALTTLSGWGYGWWGADVFWLMAVMGLPVLLMKIDESPQTEPSRAQEVH